TTGCGTCCCACCCTGCCGGAATTTGCTACCAGGTCGCCTGGTTGGTCTTCCGAAGTTGCGGAGCGCGCCACTGACCATCGACCATCGCCTTGTCCGGCCAGTAAGTACGCAGCACCATCGCGAACGCGCCCTCCGGCGCGGGCAGCCAGTTGGATTCCTTATCCTTGCCCGGGCTGTCGTGCTGGACGTACAGCGTAATGCCGCCGTCCGTATCCTTCTTCAGGTCGGGCAGCATGGGCGAGTTGATGAGGTAGCGCTGCAAGGGATTGGCAACCAGCAACTGCGAAGGCAGCGCGTACATGGTCAGCGACCAGAACGCATGAGCAGGCGGCAGCTTACCCTTGCCGAAGTGCAGCACGTAGTGGTTCGATCCATTCAGTTCGGCGTCCGCCTGGTCCTTGTTGTACGGCAGATAAATTGCCTCGTTGGCCGAGTTGCCATAGATGCCGTCGACATCGCCCAACATGCGGTAGACATAGTTGTTCCTCAGGAACTCACGCGTGCCGAACACCTGGCCGCTCGAAAGCTTCCCGGTAACGAATGCTTCCTGGGCCTTCTTGTAGGCCTCCCACGCGTCGGCGATGCCGTCCTGGTAGGCCTGTTTCATCTCGGGCGACAGTGCAGCGAAGTCGATCTTCTTGCCGGCACCCACGTTGATCCGGGCAAAGCGCTCCATCAGCTGCTTTTCGCCGGCATTGGGCGGACAGAATTGCAGCACGTAGTTGAGCAGATTGAACGCTTCGAGCGAGCCGTGCTCGTCCTGCACGCTCAAAGGCCTGGCGAAGTCGATTGCCGGTGCGGCGGCCCGCGCCGGATGGCCGAGGAACGCCGAAAGCGTCTGCACCTTGTAGCCGGCCTGAATCTTCCTGACGTTGTCGATGTCCTGCGGATTGAAGAGCTGGGTACGGAAGAAAACGAACGCGAAGTCGGTTTCGCTGCGGAAGACCTTCTTGATGCCGGGCGGCGTGGCGCCGTGCCAGTTCGGACCGGCAAGCAGGAAGTTGGCCGCTTGATTGCCCGTGGTGCGCGTTCCGGCATAGGCAAAGTTGAAGGTGTACATGTCGATGAACTGCAGCGCGTAATAACGGTTCTTCTCGACTTCCGGCACCGAAATGACGATGGGCTCGGTACGCAGATCCGCGCCTAGCTGCGAATAGGGCGTGTCGGAATTGGGCGTCTGCATGGCCTTGTCGTCCGGCGTGTAGACCTGCGCGCTGCCGTGAATCGTGTTCCACGGGCCCTTGTACTCCGGACTCTGCGTGTCGATGAACCAGGAATACTGGACCCGGTAATTGTCGATGACCGGAAAACCGTAGATATACGCGTCTCGCGCGATGGCTCGAGCCTCATTGGGCGAGACCGCGAGCGGCACAGCCGCTGCGCGCAAGGAAAACCCTGCCAGGCATAACGACGCCAGAAACAGCGACGCAATCGAAGCAAGTCTCTTTTCCATATTGAACATCCTTGTGAAAGTCACTGAAGTGGCTTCGATCAGGAAATGTCATCGGGGCGACCGTGGCCGTTGCTGCGAAAGACGTCTACCTGTCGAATGCCCTCCGCTATCGATAGCGGTTCAATTATCTTTGCCATAACAATTGATTGTGTCGCGCACTCTACAGTGAACACTCGGACCGAACGTCGCGAACATTTAGCATCTGGACATGACGCAAATCCATAAATGAAATCGGAATCCTCCTATGGTGTGGCTACTAGATTCAATCTCAGTTATCCATCAATGAATGCCGATGAAAATTGCACCTGCGGCATGTGCCCTGACACCTCGATGGGCAACGGGATGGAGGCGAAAGCGGAAGAGGAACGGTCGCATGCGGAGCACCTGCATGCGCCAGTTGGACGTTCAGTTACACGACCCGGAACGGCACGACGAGCCCGCCTGAAGGAAATCGCGAACCACACCAGAACGCGAGCGTGGCTGTCGCCTGTACGCTCGTGGTGCTCTTAAGACGTGGCCGATGCAAAGTCCCAACTGCCGGTTCTGCCGAGGCGCGCTCGATCGTCGCCAGCGTGAAGGCAATCTGGCCGTCGACGCCCAGCGATGTCTTGCCGGTAATCGGCACGCCGCGGCTTGCGCTTATGGAGCCGTCGATATAAATCTGCTGCAAGCTCACGATCGTCATCGGTTCCGGCGGAACGATGCCCAAGTCCGATCTCAAGTCCGATAGCACGCTCATGCCGGCAACGGGTCGTTCGAGCGCCCCTTCTGTGGCCTGCCCCTTTAGGGCTAAACGCGAGCGCACTAGCGCGCGCATCGATGAGGCGCCCGTCTTGCATTTCAGAGCGCTTCGAGCGGCGGCGTGGGCATTGTTTCGCCGGTCACGCTCGCGGCCTTCTTCGCGCTCGCGCGCTTCGTGCCGCGCTCGGCGGTCAGCGTTCCCGATACCTCGTCGATCAAGCCGCGCAACCATCCCACATCGCTCGGTCTGTCCGGCTGCGGATGCCACATCTGATAGCAGTGAATGCGCGGAAACGCGATCGGCGTGTCCACGACGGCAAGGGGCATGAGCTTCGCGTAATGCTGCGCGAAGCGCCGTGTCGTCGTGAAGATCAGATCCGATTGCAGCAGGACCTGCGGCACGAGCCCGAAGTAGGGCAGCGTCGCGACGATGCGCCGCTCGGCCTTCGCCTTCGCAAACCCCAGATCGATCGCGCTGGCATGTGCGCCCGTATAGGGCGTGGGCGCGAGATGGGGCGCCGCGAGATACGCCTCGCGTGTGAGTTCGCGGCGCGCGAGCGGATGATCGGCGCGCATCATGCAGACGACCTTGTCGGAGAAGAGATCGCTGCGCGCAAAACGCGGCTCGGGCTTCGGCCAGTTGCCGATCACGATGTCGAGTTCGCCCGCGTCGAGTGCGCTGTGATGGTCAAGCGTGGGCGAGAGCGAAAGGATCTCCAGCCGCGCCGCCGGCGCCGTCTCGCGAAAGCGTGCGATCAGCGTCGGCATGAAGAAGTCGTTGAGGTAGTCGGGGGCGGCCAGGCGAAACGTGCGCTTCGAGCGCTCCGGGTCGAAGTCGCCATGCGGCGTGGCCACGAACTCCACGTCGCGCAGCACGCGCTGCGCATGCTGCAACAGCGACTCGCCGTACTCGGTCGGCACCATGCCGGCCTTGCCGCGCACGAGGATGGGGTCGCCCAGGATCTCGCGCAGACGGCGCAGCGCCGTGCTGATGGCGGGCTGGGTCTGGTTCAGGCGCAACGCGGCCTGCGTGACGCTGCGCTCGACCAGCAGCGTGCGCAGCACGCGCACCAGCCAGATGTCGAGGGTGAGGGCGTTATCGTCGTCCATGGGGCGTGGCGGGCAAGGGCGCGTGCGCGATAGAAACCTGCGCGCGCACGCGTTCAGCCATAACCATAAGCCGCCTCGCGCGCCGCCGCCATAGGGTGCGGGGCATGACGGGCATCAGAAGGGGACTTCTAGCGCGTTGCCGCTCACTCCGTGACGGGCTTCGCGAGTCCAGAAGGCAGCGTGCTGATGCGCTTGACCTCGCGCGAGTCGAGCCAGTTCGGGCTGCGCGCGCAGTAGAGCACCATCGGCAAGGCGTCCTCGCCCCAGAAGAGCTGCTTGTTCATCCAGAACGTCGGCACGCCGAACACGCCCATGGCGATCGCGTCGTTGGTGTTGCGGCGCAACTGCGCGCGCACGACTTCTTCCTCGATCAGCGACTCGCCGTGCGCAATGCCCACGCGCTCGCAAAGCTGCTCGAAGCCCTCTTCGCTCGACGGGTCGCGTCCCTCGCGCCAGATGAAGCGGAAAATCTCGCGCACGCACGCGAGGTCGCCGCCCGCGGCGATCGCGAGCAGCATCGGCCTGACCGAGTCGAACGGGTGAGCGGGCGGCATCTTGAACGGAATGCCGAGCTGCTCGGCGCGAAAGAGCGCGTGCCGGTAGGTGAAGATGCGCTTGGCCGGCACCGCGGAGCCGAACGGCTGGCCCCAGTGGCGATATAGCTCGGAAAGCAGCACGGGCGTCGGCACGAAGTCGAAGCCGGGCCACTTGTCATGCTGTTCCAGCAACAGATACGAAAACGGCGACACGAAGTCGTAGAACCAGGCCGGCTGGCTGGCGTCGATGCCGTCGATCATGCTGTTCCTCCGCTCTTGGGCGATATCCGGGCCATTGTTTGCATGGCCCATTGTTCGGTTCAAAATGCGTGCAGCGGCGCTAATGCGTGCGCTCGCCTGTTTCATTGCCGCCGCTTTCGTCTGCATGGCTCGCCTCTGTACCCGCTGTGCCTGCGTCGTCGCTCCCACCTTCTTGCGCCTGTGCTGCTTCGGCGCCTTGCGCTGTCTGCTCCTCTTCGGCACCGGCGGCCGCGTCTGGCGCTTCGCGCGTTCCGGAGAGCCGCGCGCGCACGAAGCCGATATGTTCGCGCAGCACGTAGAACTGTTCGGCATAGGCGAGCGGCATTTTCATGCCGTTGACCGACTCTTCGATCCTGTCGAGCTGGCGCATCAGCGCGCGGCGCTCGGTGGGCGAGTTGTCGGCCATCGCGGCGCGCTCGAGGGCGATGAGCGAGCCATACCAGCGGTAGATCCGCGATTTTACCCGCCAGGCGTAGAGCGAAGGCACGATCCGCAGGCCCGGAATCAGCACGACGATGATCGGCACGAGCAGCACCACGAGCCGGTCGGCGAGGCTCGCCACCCAGAAGGGCAGCACGCGGTAGAGGAAGCTCTTGCCCGACTTGTAGTAGCGCGCGGCGTCGTCGCTGATCGGGAAGTCTTGCGCGCGTGGCGCGGGGAACTCGCCTGCGTGCTGCAGGAGCGAGGAGCGGCCGTGCACCTCCTTGGCCGCTTCGATCAGCAGGTCGGAGAGCGCCGGGTGGAGCGAGTCGCGCGCGACCAGTACGGCCGTGGGCGCGATGATTTGCAGCGGCGCGGCGGGCAGGTTTTTGCCGAGATCGAACGCGCCCATCGGAATCGTGATGGCCGTGAGATACGGGAAGCGGCGCGCGAAGGCGTCGGCCTGCACGAAGTCGAAAAAGCGCACACCCGGCGTGCGCATGAGGTGGCCCATGACGGCCGGCTGCGCGGAGTCGCCTGCGAGAAACGCGACGTCGATCTTGCCTTCCACGAGTGCGCGCGCGGCGTCGTCGCCGGAGAGCGGCAGCAGCTTTGTCGCGCGGCCCGGCTCGATGCCGTTCGCCTTGAGCAAGGTGAGCGCGAGTTCGCGCGTGCCGCTGCCCTCCGCGCCGATGGCGATGCGCTCGCCTTCGAACTGCGAGAGCCGCGTCGCGACGGGGCCGTGATAGAACACGACGAGCGGCACGTAAGCCACGCTGCCGAGCGAGACGAGGCCGCCTGGCGCCTTGCCAGCGATGCCGTCCTGGACGAACGCCACGTCGATGTTCGACTTCGGGTCGGCGAGGCGCTGCAGGTTCTGCGCCGACCCTTCCGATTCGAGTACGTTCAGCGTGATCTTGTTGCGCGCGAGGATGTCCTTGTACTTTTGCGCGGCGTTCCAGTAGGTGCTGCCCTTGGGGCCGGCGCTCATGGTGAGCGTGCTGGGCGGCGCGGGCTGGATGAGGCGCACGGCGAGCCAGATGGCCGCCACGCTCACGAGCAGGATGGGGCCGAACGAGACAGCCAGGTCGCGCCACGAGATCGCCACGAAGCGCGCGACGAGACGGGGAGGAGGTTTGCGGCCGGTGCGGGACTTCATCGGGGTGGGGCGGCCCTCGGGTGGTTCGGGAGAGTGCGGGTCAGGTCCGCGTTGGGTCCGGCAGGCAGCCGGGTGGGCACAAGCCCGCGCGCCGCGCGGGCTCTGTGGAGCCGATGGTACATGAGAATCGGCGTTGCGGCGGCATGCTCTGCGCCTCGCCGAACACCTTAAGCGCATGCCACAGTCGCCTGCGCTAAACTCTTTGCGCTTGCGGCACAGCCAGGCTAAATTGTGATACGCCTGCCGGGCCTCGCATGGCACGCGAGCATCGACGCATCACCCATGCATAACAAACACGAAACGGGCGCAGACCTGTCCGGGCGGGCGTAACAAGCCGTGTAATTCGACGTCCTTTCATCCTTGCCTCTCGTATCGCGTCCAGACCCTGGCCGTGTGGGCGCGCATTGCGCGCTGTACGCTGTCATCGGTAGTGGTAACGAAGCCGTCAGACCGTGGCTGACGAACGGCCTTCGAGCCGTCCGCCGGCAAGGGAGGCGGTCCTATTCCAGGCAATAAAACGCAATAACGCGCAACAACGCGAAGACACAAGGAGAAAACATGAAATCGGTCGCAATTCTGAAGACGCTGGGCGCGGCACTGTGCCTGTCGGTGGCCTGCAGCGCGTCCTATGCGCAAGACGCATCGACGAGCGCACCCGCGGCTACGACCACTGCTCCGGCAACGTCGGCCAAGAAGGTCGACCGCAAGCTGGGCTATTCGGTGCGCAAGGCGCTCTCGAAGACCCAGGGCGTCGACGTTTCGAACATCGCCGTGCGTTCGCACGGTGGCGCGGTCACGCTGGAGGGCACGGTGCCGGATCAGGGCCAGATCGATAAGGCTGGCGAGGTCGCGAAGGGTGTGGCTGGCGTGACGTCGGTGACGAACAAGCTGACGGTCATGCAGCAATAATCGCTGTCACGCGCCCTGGAAGCAGGGTGCTTGCGGCAGGTAGCAGAAAAAAGCCCGGCCTTTGCAGGCCGGGCTTTTTTTATGCGTCTGTTCGATATGCGATTTCGTCATGCTGCACTGCAGCCGCCAAAGTGTAGTTTGACACACAGTTTTCCCGCGGTTGGGGGTATACCGTGGGTATCGCGCGTCTTTCCCGAGGTCGAGCGCGGCCTCATCGCTGGAAAGCAGGAAATCGCCATGACCATTCATACCTACACCGACTTGCCGCTCGTCGACCGGGCGGCCTTCGAGCTGGCCTGTGCGCGGCACGGCTTCGCGCCCATGCAGTTCGACATTCGCGGCGAAGCCGATCCCAACGATCCCGACCACGGCGACATGCTGATCGTGCGGCGCGGCGCCTGGGCGCAGGCTTACCGCATCGATGCGCGCGGCCAGTGGCTGCGTCAGTTCGAGGTCGATCTCAACGGGAGGTTTTTCCGCCAGGCGCCTCACGCCTGAGCGCGCACGACGTGCGCGGGATGCGCCTGGCGTGCGCGGCGCTCAGGAGAGCACGAGCCGCACGCCCACGAGCGTGAGCGTCGCGGCCAGCAGCACGCGCAACAGCTTTTCGGGCGCTTTCGAAGACAGCAGGCTGCCGATCGCGATGCCGGGCAGCGAGCCGCACAAGAGCGAAAGCAGCATGTGCCAGTCGACCGAGCCGAGCAGCCAGTGGCCTGCGCCCGCGAGCAGGGTGAGCGGCACCGCGTGCGCGACATCGGAGCCGACGATGCGCACGGTGGGCAGCGCCGGGTAGAGCAGCAGCAGCACGGTCACGCCGATGGCGCCCGCGCCCACCGAAGTCAGCGAGACAAGCACGCCGAGCACCGCGCCCGTGAAGATCGTGAAGAAGAGCGTGCGCGCTTCGCCGGGCCCGTGGCGGTGGCGTGAAGCGAACGCGGCGAGCTGCGTCCGGAAAATCAGCGCCACGGCCGTAATGAGGAGTGCCGCGCCCAGCACGGCCTGGATTAGATGCCCTGCGCGCGGCGTGTCCATGCCATAACGGTGCAGCAGAATCAGCGTGATCGTCGCGGCAGGCACGCTGCCGGCCGCGAGCCGCAAGGTCACGCGCCAGTCCACCGAACCCTTGAGCCCGTGCACGAGCGTGCCCGCCGACTTGGTCGCGGCCGCGTAGAGCAGGTCGGTGCCGACCGCGGTAGCAGGGTGCACGTTGAAGACGAGGACGAGGAGCGGCGTCATCAGCGAGCCGCCGCCCACGCCGGTCAGGCCGACCAGAAATCCGACGAACAGGCCGGACAGCGAATACAGCAGATCGATATGGGGGAAGGACATCGCGCGCGAGGAGGCCGGTTCAGGGGGGCGGCGCCATCGTCTGCCGCGTTGCGAACAGCGCGCGCCGTAAGCGGCGCGTCAGGCTGGACAACGGCCAGGGCTGGCGGCGAAAATCCGCTATTGTCGCAAAACCGGCGGCTCGGCGCAGGGTTACGCGAAATCGGGCGCGCACCGCCTGGCTTTCAATTGCCTTCGCACGGACCCCGATCTCTCGCAGGCACGCGCCGAACAGCGCCGCGCAGGACTGGCGCCTCCATAACCAGAATCGACCATGAATCCCGGCATCCTCTACGCGTTCGCTGCCTTCGTTCTCTGGGGGCTCTTCCCCATCTACTTCAAGACGCTGCACCAGATCCCCGCGCTCGAAATGCTCGCGCACCGCATGGCGTGGTCGCTCCTGTTCGTGATCGCCGTGCTCGTCGTGCGCCACCACTGGCGGTGGCTCGGGCCCACGCTGCGCGACCGCCGTCTGCTCGCGCGTTTCGTGGCGAGCGCCGTGCTGCTCTCGGCCAACTGGGGCACCTATATCTGGGCCGTCAATGCCGGGCACATTGTCGAGGCGAGCCTCGGCTACTTCATCAATCCGCTCATCAACGTGCTGTTCGGCTATGCGTTCCTGCGCGAGCGCCTGCGCGCGCTGCAATGGGCCGCCGTGGCGCTGGCGAGCGCAGGCGTCGTGTGGCTCACCTGGCAAAACGGCGCGCCGCCCTGGATCAGTCTCGCGCTCGCTGTGACCTTCGGCGGCTATGGCCTCCTGCGCAAGACCGCACAACTCGGCGCGCTCGAAGGCCTCGCGCTCGAAACCGTGCTGCTCTTTCCCGTTGCGATCGTCTATCTGACGATCGTGGGCCTTGCGGGCGAGAGCCATTTCACGCATGCCTCGCGCGGGCTGCAACTGCTGCTCGCGGCCTCCGGCCCGATCACGGCGATCCCGCTGCTCCTCTTCGGCGCGGCCGCGCGGCGCATTCCGCTGTCGATGCTCGGTCTCATCCAGTACGTCACGCCTACGCTGCAACTGCTCACCGGCGTGCTCATCTACGGCGAGCCGTTCGGCGCGGTGCGCGCCGTGGGTTACGGCGCGATCTGGGTCGCGCTCGGCGTGTATTCGCTCGAAGGCGTGCGCAGCCTCATGGCCGCGCGTGAGCGCCGGGCGGCGTGAGTGGCGTGAAGGGTCTTGGCGGCGCTGCGCTGTCGGGCATTGGCTGACATGCTGACGTCGCGGTAGGATGCCAGCACGATGCGCTGCACGGTCGCGACCGGCAGCGCCTTAATCCGCTGCCCATCCTCCGTGGAGTGCCCCGCGCATGAGTATCGAAGCCGTTCGCCGGTTCGAGGAAGAGTTCGCACCGCGCATTGCGGCGAAGCTGGCGAAACAGTTCGGCCCTTCGGTGCACGTCGACGTCGTGCCCAACGCCGGGCACGGCCATCCCACGCGCGTGCGCCTGCGCGGGGTCGCGAACGAGCACCGGCATCCGTACGGGTATCCGCTGAACGTCTCGCTGACCTGGGACACCGAGGAGATCGAGCGCCTCATGGAGCCCGGCGGCGAAGCGCGCTTCGAGCACTACCTCGAAGCGACGGGGCGCAAGCTCGCGTCCTGGGAGTCGGCGCGCCCGGTCGATTTTGCTTCGCGCACGCAGGGCGAGCCGGAAGTGCTGCTTGGCGGGCTCGATTTCGAAGGCTGATTCAGCAGCCCTCGATTCCCGTGGATCCCGTCAACCGCGCGAAGCCCGCGTGAGCCATTCGCGGCCCTTGAGCATGCCCCACCAGTAGAAGCTCGGCAGCACGCTCGCCTTGAGCAGCCACATCAGGCGGCGCGGCCGCGTGGGGTCGAGCGGGAAGGTGGGCAAGAGGCGACCGCCATAGCCGAACTCGGCCAGCACGACCTTGCCCTTTTCCACGGTGAGCGGGCACGAACCGTAACCGTCGTAGCGCCAGGCGAGCGGCGCGCCTGCGCGCGCGGCGAGCAGATTCTCCGCCACGATCACGGCCTGCTTGCGCGCGGCCGCGCCGGTTTTGGCGTTCGGCGCGGAGCACACGTCGCCGAGCGAGAACACGTTCGGATAGCGTGGATGCTGAAGCGTGGCGTGATCCACTTCGCACCAGCCGGCCTCGTCCGCGAGCTGGCTGTCGCGGATAAAGTCGGGCGCGACCTGCGGCGGCACGGCGTGCAGCATGTCGAAGCGCTTCTCCACACGCGTGACGTTGCCGTTCGCATCCTTCACTTCGAACGTGGCGAGATGCGCCGGGCCGTCCACGGCGACGAGATTCGACGAAAACGCGAGATTCGCGTTGTAGCGCTTCACGTACGCCATGAGCGGCGGCACGAAGGTCGCCACGCCGAACAGCACGGCGCCCGCGAGATTGAATTCCACGTTGATCTGGCCGATGACGCCCTGACGGCGCCAGTGGTCGCAGGCGAGATACATGGCTTTTTGCGGCGCGCCTGCGCACTTGATCGGCATGCCGGGCTGGCTGAAGAGGGCGGTGCCGCCCTTCATCTGCTGCACGAGCTGCCAGGTGTAGGGCGCGAGGTCATAGCGATAGTTCGAGGTCACGCCGTTCTTGCCGAGCGTTTCCGTGAGGCCCGCAATGCGCTCCCACGCGAGCCGCAGACCCGGCGCCACGATGAGCTGGCGGTAGGCCACGCGCACGCCACTGTCGAGTTGCACGACGTTCGCGTCCGGCTCGACGCGCGTGGCCGCGGCGCGGAACCACTTCACGCCCGCCGGCATCACGCTCGCCATCGGCCGGCGCGTTTTCGTCACGTCGTAGGCGCCGCCGCCGACCAGCGTCCAGGCGGGCTGATAGTCGTGATGATCGCTCGGCTCGACGATGGCGATCTTCAGGTTCGGCTCGCGGCGCAGCAGGCTCGAAGTGACGGCAATACCCGCCGTCCCGCCGCCGATCACCACGACGTCCCAGGTTTCGCCTTCCCACGCGCAGGCCGCCGTTGCGGCGCGCGCGGCATGCGCGGCTTGCGTGGCCGCTGACACCGGTGCG
The Paraburkholderia acidiphila genome window above contains:
- a CDS encoding DUF1254 domain-containing protein — translated: MEKRLASIASLFLASLCLAGFSLRAAAVPLAVSPNEARAIARDAYIYGFPVIDNYRVQYSWFIDTQSPEYKGPWNTIHGSAQVYTPDDKAMQTPNSDTPYSQLGADLRTEPIVISVPEVEKNRYYALQFIDMYTFNFAYAGTRTTGNQAANFLLAGPNWHGATPPGIKKVFRSETDFAFVFFRTQLFNPQDIDNVRKIQAGYKVQTLSAFLGHPARAAAPAIDFARPLSVQDEHGSLEAFNLLNYVLQFCPPNAGEKQLMERFARINVGAGKKIDFAALSPEMKQAYQDGIADAWEAYKKAQEAFVTGKLSSGQVFGTREFLRNNYVYRMLGDVDGIYGNSANEAIYLPYNKDQADAELNGSNHYVLHFGKGKLPPAHAFWSLTMYALPSQLLVANPLQRYLINSPMLPDLKKDTDGGITLYVQHDSPGKDKESNWLPAPEGAFAMVLRTYWPDKAMVDGQWRAPQLRKTNQATW
- a CDS encoding sulfite exporter TauE/SafE family protein, which gives rise to MSFPHIDLLYSLSGLFVGFLVGLTGVGGGSLMTPLLVLVFNVHPATAVGTDLLYAAATKSAGTLVHGLKGSVDWRVTLRLAAGSVPAATITLILLHRYGMDTPRAGHLIQAVLGAALLITAVALIFRTQLAAFASRHRHGPGEARTLFFTIFTGAVLGVLVSLTSVGAGAIGVTVLLLLYPALPTVRIVGSDVAHAVPLTLLAGAGHWLLGSVDWHMLLSLLCGSLPGIAIGSLLSSKAPEKLLRVLLAATLTLVGVRLVLS
- a CDS encoding bifunctional protein tyrosine phosphatase family protein/NAD(P)/FAD-dependent oxidoreductase, with amino-acid sequence MQITLHDARFASADQITPDDLAAIHAAGYRSIICNRPDGEGGEAQPTSQALRTAASQLGLQFAYLPVRPGQITAEATAQFAQLLVDLPGPVLAYCRSGNRATSLYQLAQQGAPVSAATQAAHAARAATAACAWEGETWDVVVIGGGTAGIAVTSSLLRREPNLKIAIVEPSDHHDYQPAWTLVGGGAYDVTKTRRPMASVMPAGVKWFRAAATRVEPDANVVQLDSGVRVAYRQLIVAPGLRLAWERIAGLTETLGKNGVTSNYRYDLAPYTWQLVQQMKGGTALFSQPGMPIKCAGAPQKAMYLACDHWRRQGVIGQINVEFNLAGAVLFGVATFVPPLMAYVKRYNANLAFSSNLVAVDGPAHLATFEVKDANGNVTRVEKRFDMLHAVPPQVAPDFIRDSQLADEAGWCEVDHATLQHPRYPNVFSLGDVCSAPNAKTGAAARKQAVIVAENLLAARAGAPLAWRYDGYGSCPLTVEKGKVVLAEFGYGGRLLPTFPLDPTRPRRLMWLLKASVLPSFYWWGMLKGREWLTRASRG
- a CDS encoding TAXI family TRAP transporter solute-binding subunit; protein product: MKSRTGRKPPPRLVARFVAISWRDLAVSFGPILLVSVAAIWLAVRLIQPAPPSTLTMSAGPKGSTYWNAAQKYKDILARNKITLNVLESEGSAQNLQRLADPKSNIDVAFVQDGIAGKAPGGLVSLGSVAYVPLVVFYHGPVATRLSQFEGERIAIGAEGSGTRELALTLLKANGIEPGRATKLLPLSGDDAARALVEGKIDVAFLAGDSAQPAVMGHLMRTPGVRFFDFVQADAFARRFPYLTAITIPMGAFDLGKNLPAAPLQIIAPTAVLVARDSLHPALSDLLIEAAKEVHGRSSLLQHAGEFPAPRAQDFPISDDAARYYKSGKSFLYRVLPFWVASLADRLVVLLVPIIVVLIPGLRIVPSLYAWRVKSRIYRWYGSLIALERAAMADNSPTERRALMRQLDRIEESVNGMKMPLAYAEQFYVLREHIGFVRARLSGTREAPDAAAGAEEEQTAQGAEAAQAQEGGSDDAGTAGTEASHADESGGNETGERTH
- a CDS encoding 2-hydroxychromene-2-carboxylate isomerase, whose amino-acid sequence is MIDGIDASQPAWFYDFVSPFSYLLLEQHDKWPGFDFVPTPVLLSELYRHWGQPFGSAVPAKRIFTYRHALFRAEQLGIPFKMPPAHPFDSVRPMLLAIAAGGDLACVREIFRFIWREGRDPSSEEGFEQLCERVGIAHGESLIEEEVVRAQLRRNTNDAIAMGVFGVPTFWMNKQLFWGEDALPMVLYCARSPNWLDSREVKRISTLPSGLAKPVTE
- a CDS encoding DUF5594 family protein, with the protein product MSIEAVRRFEEEFAPRIAAKLAKQFGPSVHVDVVPNAGHGHPTRVRLRGVANEHRHPYGYPLNVSLTWDTEEIERLMEPGGEARFEHYLEATGRKLASWESARPVDFASRTQGEPEVLLGGLDFEG
- a CDS encoding BON domain-containing protein: MKSVAILKTLGAALCLSVACSASYAQDASTSAPAATTTAPATSAKKVDRKLGYSVRKALSKTQGVDVSNIAVRSHGGAVTLEGTVPDQGQIDKAGEVAKGVAGVTSVTNKLTVMQQ
- a CDS encoding LysR substrate-binding domain-containing protein, whose translation is MDDDNALTLDIWLVRVLRTLLVERSVTQAALRLNQTQPAISTALRRLREILGDPILVRGKAGMVPTEYGESLLQHAQRVLRDVEFVATPHGDFDPERSKRTFRLAAPDYLNDFFMPTLIARFRETAPAARLEILSLSPTLDHHSALDAGELDIVIGNWPKPEPRFARSDLFSDKVVCMMRADHPLARRELTREAYLAAPHLAPTPYTGAHASAIDLGFAKAKAERRIVATLPYFGLVPQVLLQSDLIFTTTRRFAQHYAKLMPLAVVDTPIAFPRIHCYQMWHPQPDRPSDVGWLRGLIDEVSGTLTAERGTKRASAKKAASVTGETMPTPPLEAL
- the rarD gene encoding EamA family transporter RarD, with the protein product MNPGILYAFAAFVLWGLFPIYFKTLHQIPALEMLAHRMAWSLLFVIAVLVVRHHWRWLGPTLRDRRLLARFVASAVLLSANWGTYIWAVNAGHIVEASLGYFINPLINVLFGYAFLRERLRALQWAAVALASAGVVWLTWQNGAPPWISLALAVTFGGYGLLRKTAQLGALEGLALETVLLFPVAIVYLTIVGLAGESHFTHASRGLQLLLAASGPITAIPLLLFGAAARRIPLSMLGLIQYVTPTLQLLTGVLIYGEPFGAVRAVGYGAIWVALGVYSLEGVRSLMAARERRAA